A single window of Populus nigra chromosome 17, ddPopNigr1.1, whole genome shotgun sequence DNA harbors:
- the LOC133677294 gene encoding probable galacturonosyltransferase 7, whose protein sequence is MKSYHNNHNQGKRRWRCLVIGVLFLVLLSMLVPLVFLLGLYHNGFHSTGHLSDRQISSASATDQSSHIKELINNFAPTLPKIHQDLVINFTSGAENKTASSGTPVVLPVVPQPPPIRNDAAAAGTDEITKHKRNAVEESEKCELRFGGYCHWRDEHRENMKDFMVKKLKDQLFVARAYYPSIAKLPSQEKLTHELKQNIQELERIVSESSTDADLPPQIQKKLQKMENVISKAKTFPVDCNNVDKKLRQILDLTEEETNFHMKQSAFLYQLAVQTMPKGLHCLSMRLIVEYFKSSAHDKEFALSERYSDPSLQHYVVFSTNVLAASVVINSTAVHARESGNLVFHVLTDGLNYYAMKLWFLRNTYKEAAVQVLNIENVTLKYYDKEVLKSMSLPVEYRVSFQTVTNPPASHLRTEYVSVFSHSHYLLPYIFEKLKRVVVLDDDVVVQRDLSDLWNLNMGRKVNGALQLCSVQLGQLRSYLGKSIFDKTSCAWMSGLNVIDLVRWRELDLTKTYWKLGQEVSKGTESAESVALSTSLLTFQDLVYPLDGAWALSGLGHDYGIDVQAIKKASVLHFNGQMKPWLEVGIPKYKHYWKRFLNRHDQLLVECNVNP, encoded by the exons ATGAAAAGCTATCATAATAATCACAATCAAGGGAAAAGGCGATGGAGATGTCTGGTAATAGGAGTGCTATTTCTGGTGCTGCTTTCAATGCTCGTTCCTCTCGTCTTTTTGCTCGGCCTTTACCACAACGGCTTCCACTCCACCG GACATCTCTCTGATCGACAAATTTCTTCTGCTTCTGCT ACAGACCAGTCAAGCCACATAAAGGAACTTATCAACAACTTTGCACCAACTCTTCCTAAGATTCATCAA GATTTAGTTATAAACTTTACAAGTGGAGCAGAAAATAAGACCGCAAGTTCAG GTACTCCTGTGGTGCTTCCTGTTGTACCTCAACCACCTCCCATTAGAAAT GATGCTGCAGCTGCTGGTACAGATGAAATCACAAAGCATAAAAGAAATGCAGTTGAGGAAAGTGAAAAATGTGAGCTCAGATTTGGAGGCTATTGCCATTGGCGTGACGAGCATAGAGAAAATATGAAGGATTTTatggtgaagaaattaaaagaccaACTTTTTGTGGCTAGAGCATATTATCCTAGCATTGCAAAGCTTCCATCTCAAGAGAAGTTAACTCATGAACTGAAACAAAATATTCAAGAACTGGAGCGAATTGTTAGTGAAAGTTCAACAGATGCTGATCTTCCACCACA AATTCAGAAGAAATTACAGAAGATGGAAAATGTGATATCTAAAGCTAAAACATTCCCTGTGGATTGTAATAATGTTGACAAGAAATTGAGGCAGATACTTGATCTAACCGAGGAAGAAACTAATTTTCACATGAAGCAGAGTGCTTTCCTTTATCAACTTGCAGTGCAGACCATGCCAAAGGGTTTACACTGTCTCTCTATGAGACTGATTGTGGAATATTTTAAATCTTCTGCACATGATAAGGAGTTCGCTCTGTCTGAGAGATATTCAGATCCATCATTGCAACACTATGTTGTATTCTCCACAAATGTACTTGCTGCTTCAGTTGTAATCAACTCCACTGCTGTGCATGCAAGA GAAAGTGGGAATCTGGTTTTTCATGTTCTGACAGATGGACTGAATTATTATGCAATGAAACTATGGTTCCTTAGAAATACTTACAAGGAAGCTGCTGTCCAAGTTTTGAACATTGAAAATGTTACCCTGAAATATTATGATAAGGAGGTTCTGAAAAGCATGTCCCTGCCAGTGGAGTATCGTGTTTCTTTCCAAACTGTTACTAATCCACCAGCATCTCATTTAAGAACGGAATATGTATCTGTTTTTTCCCATTCTCACTATCTTCTTCCTTATATATTTGAGAAGTTGAAGAGAGTTGTGGTTCTGGATGATGATGTTGTTGTCCAGCGGGACTTGTCTGACCTGTGGAACCTTAACATGGGAAGGAAAGTGAATGGTGCTTTACAATTATGTTCGGTGCAGTTGGGTCAGCTTAGAAGTTATCTGGGAAAAAGCATTTTTGATAAAACTTCTTGTGCTTGGATGTCTGGATTGAATGTAATTGATCTGGTCAGGTGGAGAGAGCTAGATCTTACTAAAACTTATTGGAAGCTGGGACAAGAG GTTAGCAAGGGAACAGAGTCAGCTGAATCTGTTGCATTGAGCACAAGCTTGCTTACCTTTCAAGACCTAGTTTATCCGCTTGATGGTGCATGGGCTTTGTCTGGACTGGGTCATGACTATGGGATTGATGTCCAAGCCATTAAGAAGGCTTCCGTGTTGCACTTTAATGGACAAATGAAACCTTGGCTTGAGGTAGGAATCCCAAAGTATAAACATTATTGGAAGAGGTTTCTAAACCGACATGATCAATTATTGGTGGAGTGCAATGTGAATCCATAA